A part of Myxococcus landrumus genomic DNA contains:
- a CDS encoding MFS transporter, whose translation MAGRPSRERVGWWWPWARCAPSATVERQGAPIFAVLRHRDFALIWCGQVVSGLGDWLRNMALLFWVFSVTGGESPVATAAITVATTAPALLLGLTAGTLADRWERRSVLVFCDAARCVLSLLQLVAVAKQSLPMAYAVAFCSSAVEQLYDPARVALIRSTVPREDLVAASSLRQATTSGIMILGMALGTGIYFVLGPWVSFALDSASFLVAMLINLAIRARSVSTPKPGGSSVLREAKEGLAYVRGSAFVRSLLWLGALAMAASGLIEVVQLYLVTRELGLPEERLAWLGTTLGVSMFAGFAVAGSLHRRLRLEWLPGLGLGTCGLGVLLMAVAPSLAVAMAGMVLIGLGNVLLNVGLGPLMQTHVELGLLGRVMGVFRSVSTASLLLGASSAGYLIALADTRRVTGLAGVILMVAALVTGSRLARAVVALRAAPEVEPPRAAVSAE comes from the coding sequence ATGGCCGGACGCCCTTCTCGGGAGCGCGTCGGGTGGTGGTGGCCATGGGCGAGATGCGCTCCGAGCGCGACAGTTGAGCGGCAGGGGGCTCCCATCTTCGCGGTCCTGAGACATCGTGACTTCGCGCTCATCTGGTGTGGCCAGGTGGTCTCCGGGCTCGGGGACTGGCTGCGCAACATGGCGCTGTTGTTCTGGGTCTTCTCCGTCACCGGCGGCGAGTCCCCCGTGGCCACGGCGGCCATCACCGTGGCCACCACCGCGCCCGCGCTCCTCCTGGGGCTGACGGCGGGGACGCTGGCGGACCGCTGGGAGCGCCGCAGCGTCCTGGTGTTCTGTGATGCCGCGCGCTGCGTGCTGAGCCTGCTGCAACTGGTGGCGGTGGCGAAGCAGAGCCTGCCCATGGCGTACGCGGTGGCCTTCTGCTCGAGCGCGGTGGAGCAGCTCTATGACCCGGCCCGGGTGGCGCTCATCCGCTCGACGGTGCCCCGCGAGGACCTAGTGGCGGCCAGCTCGCTGAGGCAGGCGACGACGAGCGGCATCATGATTCTGGGCATGGCGCTGGGCACGGGCATCTACTTCGTGCTGGGGCCGTGGGTGAGCTTCGCGCTCGACTCGGCGTCCTTCCTGGTGGCCATGCTCATCAACCTGGCCATCCGCGCGCGCAGCGTGAGCACGCCGAAGCCGGGAGGTTCCTCGGTGCTGCGCGAGGCGAAGGAGGGGCTCGCCTATGTCCGAGGCAGCGCCTTCGTGCGCAGCCTCCTGTGGCTGGGCGCGCTGGCGATGGCGGCCTCGGGCCTCATCGAGGTGGTGCAGCTCTACCTGGTGACGCGGGAGCTGGGCCTGCCCGAGGAGCGGCTGGCATGGCTGGGCACGACGCTGGGCGTGTCGATGTTCGCGGGCTTCGCCGTGGCGGGGAGTCTGCACCGCCGGCTGCGGCTGGAGTGGTTGCCGGGCCTGGGGCTGGGCACGTGTGGCCTGGGCGTGCTGCTGATGGCGGTGGCGCCGTCGCTCGCGGTGGCGATGGCGGGCATGGTGTTGATTGGCCTGGGCAACGTGCTGCTCAACGTGGGCCTGGGGCCGCTGATGCAGACGCACGTGGAGCTGGGGCTCCTCGGCCGGGTGATGGGCGTGTTCCGCTCCGTGAGCACCGCGAGCCTGTTGTTGGGCGCGAGCAGCGCGGGCTACCTGATTGCCCTCGCGGACACCCGGCGCGTCACGGGGCTCGCGGGAGTCATCCTCATGGTGGCGGCGCTCGTGACGGGCAGCCGTCTGGCCCGCGCGGTGGTCGCGCTGCGAGCGGCTCCCGAGGTGGAGCCGCCGCGCGCGGCCGTCAGCGCGGAGTGA
- a CDS encoding TauD/TfdA family dioxygenase encodes MTLEPGVLSDVSQRALPGAPSCLLVVSPEREGADLVEWGRAHAPALRHLLSARPAMLFRGFRVPGVDAFERFAECIQPTLAEYLERSTPRTEVSGKVYTSTEYPAHETIPQHNEMSYASAWPMKLFFHCVQPSQEGGATPIADSRSVLEWLSPEVRERFTQRRVMYVRNYGTGVDLPWQKVFQTEDRTQVDEYCQRVGMQVEWLGGNRLRTRSVRPAVTKHPLTGEDVWFNQAHLFHVSNLGPKVSAAMRSVFKEEDLPRNSLYGDGSPISDADLEEVREAFRKTTYAFPWQAGDVMMLDNMLVTHGRTPFSGARRVVVAMGEMRSERDS; translated from the coding sequence ATGACATTGGAACCGGGAGTTCTGTCGGACGTGTCCCAGCGAGCGCTGCCGGGGGCACCGTCGTGCCTGCTGGTGGTGAGCCCCGAGCGAGAAGGGGCCGACCTGGTCGAATGGGGACGCGCTCACGCGCCGGCGCTGAGGCACCTGCTCTCCGCGAGGCCGGCCATGCTCTTCCGTGGCTTTCGTGTCCCAGGAGTGGACGCGTTCGAGCGCTTCGCGGAATGCATCCAGCCCACCCTCGCGGAGTACCTGGAGCGCTCCACGCCCCGGACGGAAGTCAGTGGCAAGGTGTACACCTCCACGGAGTACCCGGCCCACGAGACCATTCCGCAACACAATGAAATGTCGTACGCGTCGGCCTGGCCGATGAAGCTGTTCTTTCACTGCGTACAACCTTCACAGGAGGGGGGCGCGACTCCCATCGCTGACAGCCGCTCGGTGTTGGAATGGCTGTCGCCCGAGGTGAGGGAGCGCTTCACCCAACGACGGGTGATGTATGTGAGGAATTACGGCACGGGTGTGGATCTTCCCTGGCAGAAAGTTTTCCAGACAGAAGATCGCACGCAGGTGGATGAGTACTGCCAGCGTGTGGGAATGCAGGTGGAGTGGCTGGGTGGCAACCGGCTGCGGACGCGCTCGGTGCGTCCGGCGGTCACAAAGCACCCCCTCACCGGAGAGGACGTTTGGTTCAACCAGGCGCACCTCTTCCACGTGTCCAACCTGGGGCCGAAGGTGAGCGCGGCGATGCGGAGCGTCTTCAAGGAGGAGGACCTGCCGCGCAACAGCCTGTATGGGGATGGGAGCCCCATCTCCGACGCGGACCTGGAGGAGGTGCGCGAGGCGTTCCGCAAGACGACCTACGCGTTCCCCTGGCAGGCGGGGGACGTGATGATGCTGGACAACATGCTCGTGACGCATGGCCGGACGCCCTTCTCGGGAGCGCGTCGGGTGGTGGTGGCCATGGGCGAGATGCGCTCCGAGCGCGACAGTTGA
- a CDS encoding DUF5916 domain-containing protein, with protein MVETFDRRIGQRVLAMAWGVLLVLAWGPRALAQESAGAHSRGLQAHRVDVGPVLDGVLDDGVWKEALFTSDFLQKEPEQGTPASVKTEVAFVYDADALYVGARMSSQSAEDIETVMTRRDESGSAERLIISLDTYRDRRTAYSFAVTAAGVRVDWYHPDDHEYVRDLSFNPVWEARTTRTADGWVAELRIPFSQLRFDAANEQVWGLNINRVIPRHNEDDFWVVVPRDITGWSSRFGELSGLRDVAPTHRIELLPYVTGDWSVDSGANPRAGTPFEDRRAYSARVGLDGKVGLGPNLNLDVTVNPDFGQIDADPAQVNLTDFEVVVAERRPFFTEGSQLFNNNNTNNTGPAYFYSRRIGAAPRLRASADYVEPSRATPIWGAAKLTGRLSSGLSLGVLGALTGEGHAETYDFASGEQGRVKVDSRTGFGVLRAQQELGKGSTVGATLTTVHRDIGEGEGRTGELAREAYTGGADFRLRLLDGEYIVSGFVGGSLVRGEPAALLRLQRSSARYFQRPDQSYVHVDPESRSMAGYTLGAKVIRQSGEHWLWNGSVGVESPGFELNELGRLSTTDDVDVNLGVTYRETKPGTFLRGYKVGLLTYGNWNHGGTRTVNQFMLSSEVTFPNFWEASLLLTYYPRAFSDQLTRGGPLMQTPQGLEASLIVNNNASGTNLWEVDAVAWTYEDGSGGSTVKGTVTVQPLRNLRLSLEPVGSLYTDARQYMATLEDGREETYARRYVFGTVRRRELALRLRANLFITPDLSLDAYAEPFASSGVFSAPGELARARGRQLRRYGQDGTSLSRGEEGDWDVTDGASSFQLGNQDFNVRSFRSNVVLRWEWRPGSTLYAVWQQDRSADSLRGNALAPRALGDALLSPGGHTFALKLSWWFPAG; from the coding sequence GTGGTGGAGACCTTCGACAGGCGCATCGGGCAACGGGTCCTGGCGATGGCCTGGGGTGTGCTCCTCGTGCTGGCGTGGGGGCCACGGGCGCTCGCGCAGGAGTCGGCCGGGGCGCACTCGCGCGGCCTCCAGGCGCACCGCGTGGACGTGGGGCCGGTGCTGGATGGCGTGCTGGATGACGGCGTCTGGAAGGAGGCCCTCTTCACCAGCGACTTCCTCCAGAAGGAGCCCGAGCAGGGCACACCCGCCTCGGTGAAGACCGAGGTCGCCTTCGTGTACGACGCGGACGCGCTCTACGTGGGCGCGCGCATGTCCAGCCAGAGCGCGGAGGACATCGAGACGGTGATGACCCGTCGGGACGAGAGCGGCTCCGCCGAGCGGCTCATCATCTCGCTGGACACGTACCGGGACAGGCGCACGGCCTACAGCTTCGCCGTCACCGCGGCCGGGGTGCGGGTGGACTGGTACCACCCGGATGACCATGAGTATGTGAGGGACTTGTCCTTCAACCCGGTGTGGGAGGCACGCACCACGCGGACGGCGGACGGGTGGGTGGCCGAGCTGCGCATCCCCTTCTCGCAGCTGCGCTTCGACGCGGCCAACGAGCAGGTGTGGGGCCTCAACATCAACCGCGTCATCCCTCGCCACAACGAGGATGACTTCTGGGTGGTGGTGCCACGCGACATCACCGGCTGGTCCTCGCGCTTCGGTGAACTGTCCGGCCTGCGCGACGTGGCCCCCACGCATCGCATCGAGCTGCTGCCGTACGTGACGGGAGATTGGAGTGTGGACTCGGGCGCCAATCCCCGCGCGGGCACGCCCTTCGAGGACCGGCGTGCGTACTCGGCGCGCGTGGGCCTGGATGGCAAGGTGGGGCTGGGGCCCAACTTGAATCTCGACGTGACGGTGAACCCGGACTTCGGGCAGATCGACGCGGACCCGGCGCAGGTCAACCTCACGGACTTCGAGGTGGTGGTGGCCGAGCGGCGACCCTTCTTCACGGAGGGCAGCCAGTTGTTCAACAACAACAACACGAACAACACGGGGCCGGCCTACTTCTACTCGCGACGCATCGGCGCGGCGCCCCGGTTGCGCGCGAGCGCGGACTACGTGGAGCCCTCTCGTGCGACGCCCATCTGGGGCGCGGCGAAGCTCACCGGGCGGCTGTCATCGGGACTGTCCCTGGGCGTGCTCGGGGCGCTCACGGGCGAGGGCCACGCGGAAACGTACGACTTCGCGTCGGGAGAGCAGGGGCGCGTGAAGGTGGACTCGCGCACGGGCTTCGGTGTGTTGCGCGCGCAGCAGGAATTGGGCAAGGGCTCGACGGTGGGGGCCACGCTCACCACCGTCCATCGGGACATCGGGGAAGGAGAGGGGCGCACGGGCGAGCTGGCGCGCGAGGCGTACACGGGCGGCGCGGACTTCCGGCTGCGCCTGCTCGACGGCGAGTACATCGTCTCGGGCTTCGTGGGCGGCAGCCTCGTGCGGGGAGAGCCGGCGGCCCTCCTCCGATTGCAGCGCTCCAGCGCCCGCTACTTCCAGCGACCGGACCAGTCCTATGTCCACGTGGACCCCGAGTCCCGCTCGATGGCGGGCTACACGCTGGGCGCGAAGGTGATTCGCCAGAGTGGTGAGCATTGGCTGTGGAACGGCAGCGTGGGCGTGGAGTCTCCGGGCTTCGAGCTCAACGAGCTGGGCCGCCTCAGCACCACGGACGACGTGGACGTCAACCTGGGGGTGACCTACCGCGAGACGAAGCCGGGGACGTTCCTGCGCGGCTACAAGGTGGGCCTGCTGACGTACGGCAACTGGAACCACGGCGGCACGCGGACGGTGAATCAGTTCATGCTCAGCAGCGAGGTGACCTTCCCGAACTTCTGGGAGGCCAGCCTGCTGCTCACCTACTACCCGCGCGCGTTCTCGGACCAGCTCACGCGCGGCGGGCCGTTGATGCAGACGCCGCAGGGGTTGGAGGCGAGCCTCATCGTGAACAACAACGCCTCCGGGACGAACCTGTGGGAGGTGGACGCGGTGGCGTGGACGTACGAGGACGGCAGTGGCGGGAGCACGGTGAAGGGCACCGTCACCGTGCAGCCCCTGCGCAACCTGCGGCTGTCGCTGGAGCCCGTGGGCTCGCTCTACACGGATGCCCGCCAGTACATGGCCACCCTGGAGGATGGCCGCGAGGAGACGTATGCACGGCGCTATGTCTTCGGCACGGTGCGACGCCGGGAGCTGGCGCTGCGCCTGCGCGCCAACCTCTTCATCACCCCGGACCTGAGCCTGGATGCCTACGCGGAGCCCTTCGCGTCCAGCGGTGTCTTCAGCGCGCCCGGAGAGCTGGCGCGCGCGCGCGGGCGACAGCTTCGCAGGTATGGACAGGACGGCACGTCGCTCTCCCGGGGCGAGGAGGGGGACTGGGACGTGACGGACGGCGCGAGCAGCTTCCAGCTCGGCAACCAGGACTTCAACGTCCGCTCCTTCCGGAGCAACGTGGTGCTGCGCTGGGAGTGGCGTCCGGGCAGCACGCTCTACGCGGTCTGGCAGCAGGACCGCTCGGCCGACTCGCTCCGGGGCAACGCGCTGGCGCCCCGGGCGCTGGGCGATGCGCTGCTGAGCCCCGGGGGGCACACGTTCGCGCTCAAGCTGTCGTGGTGGTTCCCCGCGGGGTGA